The proteins below are encoded in one region of Syngnathus acus chromosome 2, fSynAcu1.2, whole genome shotgun sequence:
- the rnf41 gene encoding E3 ubiquitin-protein ligase NRDP1 yields the protein MGYDVTRFQGEVDEDLLCPICSGVLEEPVQAPHCEHAFCNACITQWFAQQQICPVDRTVVTLAHLRPVPRIMRNMLSKLQISCDNAGFGCTATLRLDQLQSHLKDCEHNPKRPVNCEEGCGLEMPKDELPNHNCIKHLRSVVKQQQSKISDLEKTVAEHKHQLGEQKRDIQLLKAYMRAIRSANPNLQNLEETIEYNEILEWVNSMQPARVTRWGGMISTPDAVLQAVIKRSLIDSGCPLSIVNDLIENAHERNWPQGLASLETRQMNRRYYENYVAKRIPGKQAVVVMACENQHMGEDMILEPGLVMIFAHGVEEIL from the exons ATGGGCTACGACGTGACGAGGTTCCAAGGGGAGGTGGATGAAGACCTACTGTGTCCGATATGTAGCGGAGTTCTCGAAGAACCGGTGCAG GCCCCACACTGTGAGCACGCCTTCTGCAATGCCTGCATCACGCAGTGGTTCGCCCAGCAGCAGATCTGTCCCGTGGACCGCACGGTGGTGACGCTGGCTCACCTGCGGCCCGTGCCGCGCATCATGCGCAACATGCTGTCCAAGCTGCAGATCAGCTGTGACAATGCCGGCTTCGGCTGCACGGCCACTCTTCGACTGGACCAGCTGCAGTCGCACCTCAAGGACTGCGAGCACAACCCCAAAAGGCCCGTCAACTGTGAGGAGGGATGTGG CCTGGAGATGCCAAAAGACGAGCTGCCCAACCATAACTGCATCAAACATCTGCGAAGTGTCGTCAAACAGCAGCAGAGCAAGATTTCTGATCTGGAGAAAACTGTGGCTGAACATAAACACCAGTTAGGCGAAcaa AAACGAGACATTCAGCTGCTCAAAGCGTACATGCGAGCCATCCGCAGCGCTAACCCCAACCTGCAAAACCTGGAGGAAACCATTGAGTATAATGAGATCCTGGA gtgGGTAAACTCCATGCAGCCTGCCAGGGTCACCCGCTGGGGCGGCATGATCTCCACCCCGGACGCCGTGCTGCAGGCCGTCATCAAGCGCTCGCTCATCGACAGCGGCTGCCCGCTCTCCATCGTCAACGATCTGATTGAAAACGCCCATGAGCGCAATTGGCCGCAGGGCCTGGCCTCGCTGGAGACACGGCAGATGAACCGACGCTACTACGAGAACTACGTAGCCAAGCGCATCCCGGGCAAGCAggcggtggtggtgatggCCTGCGAGAACCAGCACATGGGGGAGGACATGATCCTGGAGCCCGGCCTGGTCATGATCTTTGCGCACGGCGTGGAGGAGATCCTATAA